In Macadamia integrifolia cultivar HAES 741 chromosome 5, SCU_Mint_v3, whole genome shotgun sequence, a single window of DNA contains:
- the LOC122079037 gene encoding aldehyde dehydrogenase family 2 member B7, mitochondrial-like, with the protein MASLRLSSLLIGSFSASLFSLGRNSRCGRGISRFSTASSLEVPITPSVQINHTQLLINGKFVDAASGKTFPTLDPRTGDVIAHVAEGDAEDINRAVAAARKAFDEGPWPKMTAYERSRIIYRFADLLDKHNDEIAALETWDNGKPYEQAAKIEVPMVTRLLRYYAGWADKIHGLTVPADGPYHVQTLHEPIGVAGQIIPWNFPLLMYAWKVGPALACGNTVVLKTAEQTPLSALYVSNLFHEAGLPPGVLNVVSGYGPTAGAALASHMDVEKIAFTGSTDTGKIISELAAKSNLKPVTLELGGKSPFIVCEDADIDQAVELAHFALFFNQGQCCCAGSRTFVHESVYDEFVEKAKARAMKRVIGDPFKAGVEQGPQIDSEQFEKILKYIRSGIESGATLETGGERVGTKGFFIQPTVFSNVQDGMKIETEEIFGPVQSILKFKNLDEVIKRANATRYGLAAGVFTKNIGTANKLMRVLRVGTVWINCFDIFDAAIPFGGYKMSGHGREKGIYSLNNYLQVKAVVSPVDNAAWL; encoded by the exons ATGGCGTCTCTGAGATTATCGTCTCTGCTCATTGGGTCCTTCTCCGCTTCCTTGTTCTCTCTAG GCAGAAACTCCAGATGTGGGAGAGGCATCAGTAGGTTTAGCACTGCTTCTTCACTTGAAGTACCCATCACTCCATCAGTTCAAATAAATCATACGCAACTTCTAATCAATGGAAAATTTGTAGATGCAGCATCAG GGAAAACTTTTCCAACACTTGATCCCAGGACAGGAGATGTGATTGCTCATGTTGCTGAAGGTGATGCAGAAGATATCAATCGGGCAGTTGCTGCTGCTCGAAAGGCTTTTGATGAGGGACCATGGCCCAAAATGACTGCTTAT GAAAGATCGCGGATTATTTACCGCTTTGCAGACTTGCTTGACAAGCACAATGATGAGATTGCAGCACTTGAGACCTGGGATAATGGAAAGCCTTATGAACAGGCTGCAAAAATCGAAGTGCCAATGGTGACACGTCTCTTGCGATACTATGCTG GTTGGGCAGATAAGATTCATGGTCTTACAGTTCCTGCCGATGGACCTTACCATGTACAGACACTGCATGAACCTATTGGTGTTGCTGGGCAGATTATCCCATGGAATTTTCCTCTTCTTATGTATGCTTGGAAGGTTGGACCTGCATTAGCATGTGGTAACACTGTTGTGCTAAAGACTGCAGAGCAGACACCATTATCAGCTCTCTATGTGTCAAATCTATTCCATGAG GCTGGTCTCCCTCCAGGTGTTTTAAATGTGGTTTCTGGATATGGCCCAACTGCAGGTGCAGCTCTTGCGAGTCATATGGATGTGGAGAAG ATTGCTTTCACGGGATCAACTGATACTGGCAAGATTATAAGTGAATTGGCTGCAAAAAGCAATCTTAAACCTGTGACATTAGAGCTTGGAGGGAAGTCCCCTTTCATTGTGTGTGAGGATGCTGACATTGATCAAGCTGTTGAGCTTGCACATTTCGCTCTGTTCTTTAATCAG GGTCAATGTTGCTGTGCTGGGTCTCGTACATTTGTACATGAAAGTGTGTATGATGAGTTTGTAGAGAAAGCAAAGGCACGTGCTATGAAACGTGTTATTGGTGATCCCTTCAAAGCAGGCGTGGAACAAGGTCCTCAG ATTGATTCAGAGCAATTTGAGAAGATCCTAAAGTACATTAGATCAGGCATCGAAAGTGGTGCGACCCTTGAAACTGGAGGTGAAAGAGTTGGCACCAAAGGCTTCTTTATTCAGCCCACTGTCTTCTCAAATGTCCAA GACGGCATGAAAATTGAGACCGAAGAGATCTTTGGGCCAGTACAGTCCATCTTAAAATTCAA GAACCTTGATGAGGTAATCAAAAGGGCAAATGCTACTCGCTATGGGCTAGCTGCAGGGGTCTTCACCAAGAACATTGGAACTGCTAACAAATTGATGCGTGTGTTGAGAGTGGGGACAGTCTGGATTAATTGCTTTGACATATTTGATGCTGCAATACCTTTTGGTGGGTACAAGATGAGTGGACATGGTAGAGAAAAGGGAATCTACAGCCTTAATAACTACTTGCAAGTGAAGGCTGTTGTATCTCCAGTGGACAATGCAGCCTGGTTATAA